TTCCACACCGACATGGGCTTTCCCCTGACCATCGCCGACGACTGCACCATCGGCCACAAGGCCATCCTGCACGGCTGCACGATCGGTCCGTGCTCGCTGGTCGGCATGGGGGCGACGGTGCTGAACGGGGTGACGGTGGGCGAGAACTGCCTGATCGGCGCCAACGCGCTGGTGCCGGAGGGCCGCGAGATCCCGAACGGGTCGCTGGTGCTCGGCAGCCCGGCGAAGGTCGTGCGCATGCTCACGGAGGCGGAAATCGCCGGCCTGAAGGTTTCCGCCCAGCACTATGCCGACAATGCGCGCCGCTACGCCGCCGGCCTCAAGGAACTCTAGGACGCCAAGACCCCCAAAAAAGGTGGAGCCGGCCCTGGGGGGAAGGGCCGGCTCCGAAAGACCCGGTCTCGACGGACGGAGGGGTGGGGACACGACCGGGTCAAAACTCCTGGTTCAAAGCACTCCTGTCGGCTCGTGCCGGGCTCAGCGGCGCGTGGTGCCGCCGACGGCGATATCCGGGCGGTCGACCTGCCGGCGCAGCGACACCCAGCGGTTGGGATCGACCTTGGACTGCCGCTTCAGGTACTCGTAGGGCGTGTCGCGCCAGAAGCGGATGTCCGCTTCCTGATTGTCCAGCACGAGGTCGCCGGCGGCGGTGGTCACGGTCAGCACCGCGTGGCCGCCCTGGGCGTCGCGAACGACCGTGATCAGCAGCGCGGAGGCCGGCCAGCCGCGGTCCAGCAGCAGACGCCGCTTCAGCAGCACGTAGTCCTCGCAGTCGCCGCGATCATACGGATAGGTCCACATCTCAGGGACGCCGTACAGGGCCTGATCGGTGACCGGGGCGATGGCCTTGTTGACGAGGTCGTTGACCTCGGTGAGCTCCTGCAGGCGGGCCGGCGACAGGGTCGGGCGGTGCACGCCGGCGGCCTGCATGTCGCAGTCGTCCGGGTTCTGGCGGCAGAACTGGACGTAGCCGATCGGCGGGCGCGTGGCGGCGAATTCCGACATGCGCGTCTCCGCGGTGTCCTGTCCGGCGTTCGCTCCGGGATTCGGGGAAGCGTGGGCGGTGGCGCCGAGCAAACCGAGAAACAGCACCGATGCCGCGAAATGAAACTTCATCTGACAGCCCCCTGTCTTGTTCGTTGACAGGGACTATGGCAGAGACGATTTTAGATACGAGAAATCGGCGCGGATTTATTTGAGACAAGCTTGAGCGTTATTTTAAACCAAAACTTAAGATAGATTTCATCTTGAGTTAACCATGCCCGGGCGGGCGATCCGCTGCGTTCCGCGTCCGCGGTCATGCGCGACGGCGCAGAGGCAGACCCAGACGCAGGCGGCCAGGTCCCGAGGGACGTCTCCCGGGGCGGATCAGGTCACGAGACGGGAAAAGGCGGGCGCGGGTGGCGCCTACTGGATCTGCCCGAACTGCCGGGTCAGCGTTTCCATCGACTGGACGGTCGAGAATTCGATGGCGAAGCCGCCCTCGATCTGGCGCACGACGACGCCCTCTGTACTGCCCATGCGCACCGGGGTGCCCAGGGCCGGGCAGATCTCGCAGGCGACCGCGGCGCCCGACAGCGACATGTCGAGCACCTTGCAGCGATACTTGCGGCCGTCCCTGAGCGCGATCTCGGAATAGGGATTGCGCGGCACCAGGCGGGTGTGGCGGCGATCCTCGGGCAGGCCGAGGTCGCGGTTGGCGAGCCAGGTGAGCTGGTTGGCCAGCTTGTCGCGCTTGTGCGCGGTGGCGTTGATCGAGATGGCGAAGCCGCCGTCGAACACGCGGGCGATCTGCCCCTCGACGCGGCCGATATGGTCGAGATAGGCGATGACGCGGTCATGGACCTCGCCGACCTCGGGCGCGACGAGACGGGCGCCGCCCGGCGACATGTCGACGACCTGGCAGGGATATTCGCGCTTGTTGGGCAGCATGTAGCGGCCGAGTATGTTCACCCGGACGCGTTGAAACCGCCGCTTTTCCTCGCTGAGTGGCCGTATCGCCGCAGCTTTCGCGCCCATCACCGGGTCCGGACTCCCGCAATTGCCGGCCATACGCTACAGCCGGCGGACCATGCCAAACCGCACGCTAGGGTATTCTGGTTAACAGGGCGTAATTGCCGGCAAAGGTTTTCGACGGGACGGGGCCGGGCTCACTCGACGCCGATGAGCCGGTCCACCGGCGCGTAATCATCGCTCAGCGGCACCGGGGTGAGGGCGGCGACGAGGTCCGCGACGGCCTCGGCGGGAAGGCGCACGAAGGCCTGTGCGGGATCGCTGCGCAGCGGCAGGCGGTCGACCGGGCTCGGCCCCTCGAGCGCGGCGATGACGAAGGTGGTGCGTTCGCCGGAGGGCTGCAGCGCCCAGATCTCGATCCGGCCGAAGCTCTGCTTCAGGGCCTCGGCGATCGACAGGACGAGCCGCGGCCGCCGGCTGCTGTCGACGACGTTCATCAGGAAGATGCCGTCGTCGGCCAGCCGCGAGCGGACGAGCGCGAAGAACTCGCCGGTCACCAGATGCGGCGGCACGGCGATATCGTGGAAGGCATCGCCGACGATGACGTCGTAGCGCTCGGCCCGGTCGTGCGACAGCACCTGCCGCGCGTCCTGGTGGACGATTTTCAGCCGCTCGTCCGGGCGCAGCCACATCTCGCCGATGGCCACGGCGGTGACGGCGGGATCGATCTCGGCGACGGTGATCTCGGCGTCGGGCCGCGCGTCGAGCCAGGCCCGCGGCAGCGTGAAGCCGCCGCCGCCGATGAAGAAGGCACGGAACGGCGTGCGCCTGCCGCTGTGGATCCGCGCCAGCATGTCCTGGGCGTCGACATAGGGCATCAGCAAGCTCTGCGGCGCGTCGCGGCTGCTGATGCTGTGTCCGAGGTGATCGAGGATCATCAGGCGGGCCTCGGTGCCGACCTCGTCGCTGACGTCGACCGTGCGGATGCAGTAGTAATCGCTTTCCACGTCGCAGTTGCCGGTGAAGGCGGACACGCGCATGCCGCCGGCGGCGA
This is a stretch of genomic DNA from Microbaculum marinisediminis. It encodes these proteins:
- a CDS encoding gamma carbonic anhydrase family protein codes for the protein MTVYSLDGVSPDLPQDGRYWIAPDASVMGKVRLKVDASVWFGAVLRGDNEWIEIGERSNVQDGCVFHTDMGFPLTIADDCTIGHKAILHGCTIGPCSLVGMGATVLNGVTVGENCLIGANALVPEGREIPNGSLVLGSPAKVVRMLTEAEIAGLKVSAQHYADNARRYAAGLKEL
- a CDS encoding transglutaminase-like cysteine peptidase, with the protein product MKFHFAASVLFLGLLGATAHASPNPGANAGQDTAETRMSEFAATRPPIGYVQFCRQNPDDCDMQAAGVHRPTLSPARLQELTEVNDLVNKAIAPVTDQALYGVPEMWTYPYDRGDCEDYVLLKRRLLLDRGWPASALLITVVRDAQGGHAVLTVTTAAGDLVLDNQEADIRFWRDTPYEYLKRQSKVDPNRWVSLRRQVDRPDIAVGGTTRR
- a CDS encoding fused MFS/spermidine synthase, giving the protein MVTRTAFHYLVVVTVSSACGLAVEITAGRLIAPYLGMSLYTWTAVIAVVLAGFSIGHWIGGHIAEAPQEAVRRRVGWALLLAGLSTAASLVLIRLVSGPIVSAGMTPVPTILALTMALFFLPSVFVGIPSPALVKLAIDENPPRIGRLLGLFYAGGAIGAIAGTLATGYLFISWLGSTRTLLLVAALYLAMGASLLVVRPRTQPAGALTVPLVVVAVLAALIAAGGMRVSAFTGNCDVESDYYCIRTVDVSDEVGTEARLMILDHLGHSISSRDAPQSLLMPYVDAQDMLARIHSGRRTPFRAFFIGGGGFTLPRAWLDARPDAEITVAEIDPAVTAVAIGEMWLRPDERLKIVHQDARQVLSHDRAERYDVIVGDAFHDIAVPPHLVTGEFFALVRSRLADDGIFLMNVVDSSRRPRLVLSIAEALKQSFGRIEIWALQPSGERTTFVIAALEGPSPVDRLPLRSDPAQAFVRLPAEAVADLVAALTPVPLSDDYAPVDRLIGVE
- a CDS encoding PilZ domain-containing protein, which codes for MGAKAAAIRPLSEEKRRFQRVRVNILGRYMLPNKREYPCQVVDMSPGGARLVAPEVGEVHDRVIAYLDHIGRVEGQIARVFDGGFAISINATAHKRDKLANQLTWLANRDLGLPEDRRHTRLVPRNPYSEIALRDGRKYRCKVLDMSLSGAAVACEICPALGTPVRMGSTEGVVVRQIEGGFAIEFSTVQSMETLTRQFGQIQ